In Methanosarcinales archaeon, the following are encoded in one genomic region:
- a CDS encoding universal stress protein: MNDYVKYNNIIVPVDETISSKRAVKHALHIARLEGSKLILVHVSETAEVEKIFPKELSKKILKTVDDELHKLMESIKAQAQEFSIELEEDVLEGEDIGGELIKFAKSRHSDLIVMGSELLRKDPIGSRTRRIIAADIGPVLVVTQED; this comes from the coding sequence ATGAATGATTATGTCAAATACAATAACATCATTGTCCCGGTGGACGAGACTATATCGTCCAAAAGGGCTGTGAAACATGCACTCCATATAGCCAGACTGGAAGGAAGTAAATTAATTCTGGTACATGTTTCAGAGACCGCTGAAGTGGAAAAAATATTCCCTAAGGAATTGTCCAAAAAGATCCTTAAGACAGTGGACGATGAATTACACAAACTGATGGAATCTATCAAAGCTCAGGCTCAAGAATTTTCAATCGAACTGGAAGAGGATGTACTGGAAGGAGAGGACATTGGCGGCGAATTGATAAAATTTGCCAAATCAAGGCACAGTGATCTTATTGTTATGGGGTCAGAATTATTGAGGAAAGACCCGATAGGCAGTCGTACCAGGCGGATAATTGCAGCCGATATAGGCCCGGTACTGGTGGTCACACAGGAAGATTAA
- a CDS encoding VIT1/CCC1 transporter family protein: MEFNIEHGRYIILGSVDGILAILGVVIGASLSGNPSFIISAAIGGAVALAMTNGAGSYLAEGAVEYGELSRLEKPLLRSLENTKLEKDTKKKIRVDSITHGGASFIGSLIPILPFVILKSHQLEWAVGLSITALAILGMYSGKIAKQSLLVHSVKMVGLGIAIVVAVILLGLEH, translated from the coding sequence AGTGTGGATGGGATTCTGGCCATTCTGGGTGTGGTCATCGGCGCATCATTGTCAGGAAATCCTTCTTTTATAATAAGTGCTGCTATTGGAGGGGCTGTCGCCCTTGCCATGACAAACGGTGCAGGTTCGTACCTTGCAGAAGGTGCGGTGGAATACGGTGAACTTTCCAGGCTTGAAAAGCCGCTGCTTCGAAGTCTTGAGAACACGAAACTGGAGAAAGATACAAAAAAGAAGATCCGGGTCGATTCAATAACCCATGGTGGGGCGAGTTTTATAGGTTCACTAATACCCATATTGCCTTTTGTGATCCTGAAGAGTCACCAGCTTGAATGGGCAGTGGGTTTGAGTATTACAGCACTGGCCATTCTGGGAATGTATTCTGGTAAGATTGCGAAGCAGAGTCTTTTGGTCCATTCTGTAAAGATGGTAGGACTGGGAATCGCAATTGTCGTTGCAGTAATATTATTAGGACTTGAACACTAA